A window of the bacterium genome harbors these coding sequences:
- a CDS encoding phosphomannomutase encodes MNKIACFKAYDVRGKVPSELNKELAYKIGRAFSKFINGKKVVIGYDIRKSSVEISEALKNGLTDSGVDVIDIGLCGTEMIYFSTPHFDADGGIMITASHNPPEYNGMKFVGKGSVPVGYDSGLNEVEKMIVNNDLGEVSKTKGTVAKKDVMKDFINNLSKFYDPKKINPLKVVVNAGNGCAGLAIDSLEPKLPIKMIKLFNNPDGNFPNGVPNPMLEENRKPTIDAIKKEKANLGVAWDGDYDRCFFFDEHGNFIEGYYIVGLLAKSILKNHPGEKIVHDPRLVWNTVEVVEKSDGKAVVSKSGHAFIKQKMREVNSIYGGEMSAHHYFRDNAYSDSGMIPFLLILQLMSEEKKTLSQLVDEMIADYPCSGEINSTIDDPAGKIKEIEKKFSDGKIDYLDGVSIEFPNWRFNLRMSNTEPILRLNVESRGDEKLMKEKTEELLKIIRR; translated from the coding sequence TAATGGCAAGAAAGTTGTCATTGGATATGATATAAGAAAATCATCAGTTGAAATATCTGAAGCTCTGAAGAATGGATTGACCGACAGTGGTGTTGATGTAATTGATATCGGACTTTGTGGAACTGAAATGATTTATTTCTCAACTCCACATTTTGATGCTGATGGCGGAATAATGATAACTGCAAGTCACAATCCTCCTGAATACAATGGGATGAAATTCGTTGGGAAAGGTTCTGTTCCTGTTGGTTACGATTCAGGACTGAATGAAGTTGAGAAGATGATTGTAAATAATGATCTTGGCGAAGTTAGCAAAACAAAAGGCACAGTAGCTAAAAAAGATGTAATGAAAGATTTTATAAATAATCTTTCAAAGTTTTATGATCCTAAAAAAATTAATCCATTAAAAGTTGTGGTGAATGCTGGGAACGGTTGTGCAGGATTAGCAATTGATTCTCTGGAACCGAAACTACCAATTAAAATGATAAAACTATTCAACAATCCGGATGGAAATTTTCCAAATGGTGTCCCAAATCCAATGCTTGAAGAAAACAGAAAACCAACTATTGATGCAATTAAAAAAGAAAAAGCCAATCTCGGAGTTGCATGGGATGGAGATTACGACCGCTGTTTCTTTTTTGATGAGCACGGAAATTTTATCGAAGGTTATTACATAGTCGGACTGCTTGCAAAATCAATTCTTAAAAATCATCCCGGAGAAAAAATTGTTCACGATCCAAGACTCGTTTGGAATACAGTTGAAGTTGTCGAAAAGTCTGATGGAAAAGCAGTTGTTTCAAAAAGCGGTCACGCTTTCATTAAACAGAAAATGAGAGAAGTAAATTCGATTTACGGCGGAGAAATGTCTGCTCATCATTATTTCAGAGATAACGCTTACAGCGACAGCGGAATGATTCCGTTTCTTTTAATTCTCCAATTGATGTCAGAAGAAAAGAAAACTCTTTCGCAGTTGGTTGATGAAATGATTGCTGATTATCCTTGCTCTGGAGAAATCAATTCCACGATTGATGATCCTGCAGGAAAAATAAAAGAGATTGAAAAGAAATTCTCTGATGGTAAGATTGATTACCTTGATGGCGTTTCAATCGAATTTCCAAATTGGAGATTTAATTTAAGAATGAGCAACACTGAACCTATCTTACGTTTAAATGTTGAAAGTCGTGGAGATGAAAAATTGATGAAAGAAAAGACAGAAGAGTTGTTGAAGATTATAAGAAGATAG
- a CDS encoding DUF2911 domain-containing protein — MKISGKSLSAITILLAAFLVGTYSGISYSQEKEEVRISPKAMVEQTVGFTEIKIEYGRPGVKGRTIWGGLVPYNAVWRAGANEATKITFSTDVKIDGKKLKAGSYSFFAIPGQKTWTLIFNKVANQWGAFEYNDVEDALRIEVTPMQNNCWQEWLAYTISKSSDKKAVVMLEWEKLKVPFNVEVEI; from the coding sequence ATGAAGATCTCTGGGAAATCATTATCTGCAATTACAATTTTATTGGCAGCATTTCTAGTTGGGACTTACTCTGGTATAAGTTATTCTCAGGAAAAAGAGGAAGTAAGAATAAGTCCAAAAGCGATGGTTGAACAAACAGTCGGTTTTACAGAAATTAAAATTGAATACGGTCGACCGGGAGTAAAAGGCAGAACAATCTGGGGTGGATTGGTACCTTACAATGCTGTCTGGCGTGCAGGTGCAAACGAAGCAACGAAAATTACTTTCTCAACTGATGTGAAGATTGACGGTAAAAAACTTAAAGCCGGCAGCTATAGTTTTTTTGCTATTCCGGGACAAAAAACCTGGACGTTAATTTTTAACAAAGTTGCCAATCAATGGGGTGCGTTTGAATACAACGATGTTGAAGATGCTTTGCGAATTGAAGTAACACCAATGCAGAATAATTGCTGGCAGGAATGGCTGGCATATACGATTAGCAAGAGTTCCGATAAAAAAGCTGTCGTTATGCTCGAATGGGAAAAACTAAAAGTGCCGTTCAATGTTGAGGTGGAGATTTAA
- a CDS encoding aminotransferase class V-fold PLP-dependent enzyme, whose product MNTHLIEKARSYFPHIKNGIVYFNHASTAPISTLMKNRIDEFVKERSEYVLDDYWAFKKVADETKSIIGEMINTSGDRIAFLDNTANGIIWLTLGIDWKPGDRIILNDVEFPANVYPFLHLKEKGVEVDILKSTKGIVTAEEIIAAIQPRTKLISVSFVQFLSGYRIDLEKIGKVCKEKGIIFCVDSIQGLGAIRLDVEKYNIDYLANGTQKWMLGLQGLAFIYVRKELQEKMKSAPIGWLAVKDAWKLLDFDLTTKETAERFQPGTLNNLAIYAFNSSMKLFKEFGFDEIEKQILSNSKYFIDELMKIGYNSPLLSLPEKHLS is encoded by the coding sequence GTGAATACACATCTAATCGAAAAAGCAAGAAGTTATTTCCCTCATATAAAAAACGGAATAGTTTATTTCAACCACGCATCAACTGCACCAATAAGCACGTTAATGAAAAACAGGATTGATGAATTTGTGAAGGAGAGAAGTGAATATGTACTGGACGATTATTGGGCCTTTAAAAAAGTTGCTGATGAAACAAAATCAATTATTGGTGAAATGATTAATACCAGCGGTGACAGGATAGCTTTCCTCGACAATACCGCAAACGGTATAATCTGGCTGACACTCGGAATAGATTGGAAACCCGGTGACAGAATTATTTTAAATGATGTTGAATTCCCTGCAAATGTTTATCCTTTTCTTCATCTGAAAGAAAAGGGAGTTGAGGTTGACATACTAAAATCAACAAAGGGAATAGTAACTGCAGAAGAAATTATCGCTGCAATTCAACCGAGAACCAAATTAATCTCAGTCAGTTTTGTCCAGTTTTTATCTGGCTATAGGATTGATTTAGAAAAGATTGGGAAAGTGTGCAAAGAGAAGGGAATTATTTTTTGTGTGGATTCTATCCAGGGCTTAGGTGCAATTAGATTAGATGTCGAAAAATATAATATTGACTATCTTGCAAACGGCACACAAAAATGGATGCTTGGCTTGCAGGGATTGGCTTTCATTTATGTGAGAAAAGAACTTCAGGAAAAAATGAAATCAGCACCAATCGGCTGGCTTGCAGTTAAAGATGCGTGGAAACTGCTGGATTTCGATTTGACAACCAAAGAAACTGCAGAGAGATTTCAACCGGGAACTTTGAACAATCTCGCTATCTATGCTTTCAATTCATCAATGAAGTTATTTAAGGAGTTTGGCTTTGATGAAATAGAAAAGCAGATTTTAAGCAACTCAAAATATTTTATTGATGAGCTTATGAAGATTGGATACAATTCGCCTTTGCTTTCATTACCAGAAAAACATCTCTCATGA
- a CDS encoding type II toxin-antitoxin system RelE/ParE family toxin has protein sequence MKYTFHPEAAAELINSIDYYESQQSNLGLKFLEEIYSSIQRIIKFPSSNPNFSKNTRKCITSKFPFAVIYQIRQEEIFIVAVTHLARKPGYWKDRSRKKKS, from the coding sequence GTGAAATATACCTTCCATCCAGAAGCTGCAGCAGAGCTTATCAACTCTATTGATTATTATGAATCTCAGCAGTCAAATCTTGGATTAAAATTTTTGGAGGAGATTTATTCATCCATTCAGAGAATAATCAAATTTCCTTCATCTAATCCTAACTTTTCAAAGAATACCCGCAAATGTATAACGAGTAAATTCCCATTTGCAGTCATCTATCAAATCCGGCAAGAAGAAATTTTTATTGTTGCTGTAACACATCTTGCAAGAAAACCGGGTTACTGGAAGGACAGAAGCAGAAAGAAAAAGTCTTAA
- a CDS encoding addiction module protein: MNNLTEKLFDEALLLPLEARAELVDKLLQSLNVPTQSDIDRLWKDEVENRIREYDEKKVESLNGENLVKEIRQRFKK; the protein is encoded by the coding sequence ATGAATAATCTCACTGAAAAATTATTTGATGAAGCATTGTTGCTCCCGCTTGAAGCAAGGGCAGAATTGGTGGATAAACTATTGCAAAGCCTTAATGTTCCAACCCAATCTGATATAGATCGTCTGTGGAAAGATGAAGTTGAAAATCGTATTCGAGAATATGACGAGAAAAAAGTTGAATCATTGAATGGTGAAAATTTAGTGAAGGAAATAAGGCAAAGATTTAAAAAGTGA
- a CDS encoding AAA family ATPase → MTYPKSQKHKELSPEELRWKCDPEILEFDSTQDLKPIEGILGQERALKAMRLGVEMRAPGYNIFICGMSGSGKATTVKQMLETIGADCPPLFDYAYVNNFKDSDRPTLLKFPKGKAKVFRKNLFHAIEILKRQIPQALESEDYIERKKKIVSDYTQKEQELMQEFDAKMKKVGFSLGQVKMGEIARPDIMPIIKDKPVPVFQLNEQIELGNITQEQAQEIIKKYNDHQQELQILFKKGLKTSEEFQDKLQALERGSIVNVVKGIIDNLQEKFNDPKVVDYLDQVEKNILENVQIFKGAKPVGETTEEGFIIDYFKEYNVNIILDNSDTNECPIIVETSPTYSNLFGAVERISDGRGSFFSDFTNIKAGSLLRANGGYIVLNVMHLFEEPGVWKTLKRVLTYNKLEFQDSPTIFQMSTSTLKPEPIDIELKVLLIGSQYVYSMLSAYEYDFKKMFKIKADFDYEIKRSDKVLTEYARVIKKLIKEEKLKEFDRSAIAYLMELAAVFAGQKNKLTTRFSRIADIAREANFWANDDGFDTVNDEHIKKAYKNAVNRHGMLESKISEMYEDGTFLMDTTGERVGQINGLAVYEADFYSFGRPTRITATVSLGSGNIINVEREAGMSGRHYNKGVLIISGYFKETFGQDIPLAFNVNLVFEQSYGTVDGDSASCAEIYALLSTLSGLPIKQGIAVTGSLNQKGDVQPIGGVNEKVKGFFEVCKHEGLTGKQGVIIPIQNVKELMLSEEVIEAVQKKQFHIYPISRIEEGIEILTGVKAGKKTAKGYEKNSVFDLVENKLKEMYKKSRAIKDDNTKTTRKKRRK, encoded by the coding sequence ATGACTTATCCGAAATCTCAAAAACACAAAGAACTTTCTCCTGAAGAATTAAGATGGAAATGTGACCCGGAAATTTTAGAGTTTGATTCAACACAGGACTTAAAACCAATTGAGGGAATTCTTGGTCAGGAACGAGCATTAAAAGCAATGAGACTTGGAGTTGAAATGAGAGCTCCGGGTTATAATATTTTTATTTGCGGAATGTCTGGTTCAGGAAAAGCAACTACGGTAAAGCAAATGCTTGAAACGATTGGTGCCGATTGTCCGCCGCTTTTTGATTATGCATACGTAAATAATTTTAAAGATTCCGATAGGCCGACACTTCTAAAATTCCCAAAAGGGAAAGCAAAAGTCTTCAGAAAAAATCTTTTTCATGCAATAGAAATCCTGAAGAGACAAATCCCGCAAGCACTGGAAAGTGAAGATTACATCGAAAGAAAGAAAAAAATAGTTTCTGACTACACGCAAAAAGAGCAGGAACTTATGCAAGAGTTTGATGCAAAAATGAAAAAAGTTGGATTCTCACTCGGCCAGGTTAAAATGGGTGAAATTGCTCGACCAGACATAATGCCGATAATAAAAGACAAACCTGTTCCCGTCTTCCAGTTGAATGAACAGATTGAACTGGGCAACATCACCCAGGAACAAGCTCAGGAAATAATAAAAAAATATAACGATCATCAGCAGGAACTTCAGATATTATTCAAAAAAGGTTTGAAGACAAGCGAAGAATTCCAGGATAAACTGCAGGCACTTGAGAGAGGAAGCATCGTTAACGTAGTAAAAGGAATAATTGATAACCTCCAGGAAAAATTCAACGATCCGAAAGTTGTAGACTACCTTGATCAGGTAGAAAAAAATATACTTGAAAACGTACAAATATTTAAAGGTGCAAAACCTGTTGGCGAAACAACCGAAGAAGGATTTATCATTGATTACTTCAAGGAGTATAATGTTAATATCATACTTGACAACTCTGACACGAATGAATGTCCGATAATAGTTGAAACTTCACCAACATACTCAAATCTTTTTGGAGCAGTTGAAAGAATCAGCGACGGCAGAGGAAGTTTCTTCAGTGATTTCACAAATATTAAAGCTGGTTCTCTTCTGCGGGCAAACGGCGGCTACATTGTTCTTAATGTTATGCATTTGTTTGAAGAACCCGGAGTATGGAAAACTTTAAAGCGCGTACTGACTTACAACAAACTCGAGTTCCAGGATTCACCAACAATTTTCCAAATGTCAACATCAACACTAAAGCCGGAACCTATTGACATTGAACTAAAAGTTCTGCTAATAGGCAGCCAGTATGTTTATTCTATGCTTTCTGCTTACGAGTATGATTTTAAAAAAATGTTCAAAATAAAAGCTGACTTTGATTATGAAATAAAAAGGTCTGACAAAGTATTAACAGAATATGCACGAGTTATAAAAAAATTAATCAAAGAAGAAAAACTAAAAGAATTTGATAGATCGGCAATTGCATATCTTATGGAACTCGCTGCGGTGTTCGCCGGACAAAAGAACAAACTAACGACTCGCTTTTCCAGAATTGCAGATATAGCACGTGAAGCAAATTTCTGGGCAAATGATGATGGATTTGACACTGTAAATGATGAACATATAAAAAAGGCTTACAAAAATGCTGTCAACAGGCACGGAATGCTTGAATCTAAAATTTCAGAAATGTATGAAGACGGCACATTCCTTATGGACACAACCGGAGAAAGAGTCGGACAGATAAATGGTCTTGCTGTTTATGAAGCAGATTTTTATTCATTCGGAAGACCAACAAGAATTACAGCAACCGTTTCGCTAGGAAGCGGAAATATCATCAATGTTGAACGTGAAGCAGGAATGAGCGGAAGGCATTACAACAAAGGTGTTCTAATTATTTCAGGATATTTCAAGGAAACTTTTGGTCAGGATATTCCTTTGGCATTCAATGTGAATTTGGTATTCGAACAATCTTATGGAACTGTTGATGGCGACAGCGCTTCCTGTGCAGAAATTTATGCTTTGCTCTCGACTTTGTCAGGATTACCAATCAAACAAGGTATTGCAGTGACTGGTTCGCTCAATCAAAAAGGTGACGTTCAACCAATCGGGGGTGTAAATGAAAAAGTGAAAGGATTTTTTGAAGTTTGTAAACATGAAGGGCTTACGGGAAAACAAGGAGTAATTATCCCGATCCAGAATGTCAAAGAATTAATGCTGAGCGAAGA